One window from the genome of Daphnia pulex isolate KAP4 chromosome 9, ASM2113471v1 encodes:
- the LOC124202311 gene encoding mitoguardin-like, translating into MVLNFTYSTRPTLTWGSFAIRLPYLKVTGISLSRPQKVVLISLTVGVGLVAVLSRYLRRRKRIRPAQPSRLDAATLNRRLRSGFRSPNGDFLSEFQSASPVPQRIHRTRSASVNSDRYSVSEGADSKSTPQLLGTMGVESLETAINYWEDALAAYQSVSTGSGAVLLTSEEAEFCRSLERVLKAAYVLQDETEHLFLHEHSVLFQTEAAGGYTSGAQTPYSRTSYSFTSADSFVSALGGDDEVADLEDFADLPIDDSLPSLYQGSMKQLDESGIPCRVLRTELVGCQSDIEYLCKLHCIRLACQGVFHLAGAEQWFIKAGRSLLTDMLTLADKDPRDVLDAYDAMMVFVQDQSQRFKLAAEMEHRGVKAVTFFDVVLDFILMDAFEDLTDPPSSVLAVINNRWLSNGFKEGALATAVWSVLKAKRRKLLYQDGFISHFYGIMEHLSPVLAWGFLGPESDLKKSCFIFKGHVEGYLQDIFDFDRVRYVTVEDMAEDVWALARQRIDAVNRQMPRR; encoded by the exons ATG GTGCTGAATTTCACTTACAGTACCAGGCCAACTTTAACATGGGGATCTTTTGCCATCAGATTGCCGTATTTGAAAGTTACTGGTATATCACTTTCCAGACCACAAAAG GTGGTTTTGATATCGTTGACTGTGGGCGTGGGATTGGTGGCTGTCCTATCTCGCTATttgagaagaaggaaaagaatcaGACCCGCCCAGCCCTCAAGACTGGATGCTGCTACATTGAATCGTAGGCTTCGCTCTGGCTTCAGGAGTCCCAATGGAG ACTTCCTGTCGGAATTCCAAAGCGCCAGCCCTGTTCCCCAGAGAATACATCGCACGAGATCTGCATCGGTAAACAGCGACCGCTACTCTGTCTCCGAAGGGGCCGACTCCAAATCAACCCCTCAGCTCCTGGGAACAATGG GGGTCGAATCACTGGAAACGGCCATCAATTACTGGGAGGATGCCCTGGCCGCTTATCAGTCAGTGTCGACGGGATCGGGTGCCGTTCTGCTGACGTCCGAAGAAGCGGAATTTTGCCGCAGTTTGGAACGAGTTCTCAAG gccGCCTATGTCCTTCAAGACGAGACGGAACACCTCTTCCTGCACGAGCACTCTGTCCTGTTCCAAACGGAAGCGGCGGGCGGCTACACTTCCGGCGCCCAGACGCCCTACTCGCGCACGTCGTACAGTTTCACTTCGGCCGACTCGTTCGTTTCGGCCCTGGGCGGCGATGACGAAGTGGCCGATTTGGAGGACTTTGCCGACTTGCCCATCGACGATAGTTTGCCCAGTCTCTACCAGGGGTCGATGAAGCAGCTGGACGAGAGCGGCATCCCTTGCCGGGTGCTCCGGACGGAACTGGTGGGCTGCCAGTCGGACATCGAGTACCTGTGCAAATTGCACTGCATCCGGCTGGCCTGCCAGGGCGTCTTCCACTTGGCCGGAGCCGAGCAGTGGTTCATCAAGGCCGGCCGCTCTCTGCTGACGGACATGCTGACGCTGGCCGACAAGGACCCGCGCGACGTCCTCGATGCTTACGACGCCATGATGGTTTTCGTCCAGGACCAGAGCCAGCGCTTCAAGTTGGCCGCCGAAATGGAGCACAGAGGCGTCAAGGCCGTCACCTTCTTTGACGTCGTTTTGGATTTCATTCTCATGGACGCCTTTGAGGATCTGACGGACCCGCCCTCTTCCGTTTTGGCCGTCATCAATAACCGATGGCTCAGCAACGGCTTCAAAGAAGGC gctttGGCGACAGCAGTGTGGAGCGTGCTGAAGGCCAAACGGCGGAAGCTGCTTTACCAGGACGGCTTCATCTCACATTTTTACGGCATCATGGAACACTTGAGCCCCGTTTTGGCTTGGGGCTTCCTGGGACCCGAATCCGACTTGAAGAAATCCTGTTTCATCTTCAAA GGACATGTCGAGGGCTACCTGCAGGACATCTTTGATTTCGATCGCGTTCGCTACGTCACCGTCGAAGACATGGCCGAAGATGTTTGGGCCCTGGCCAGGCAACGCATCGACGCCGTCAACCGGCAAATGCCGCGCAGATGA
- the LOC124202315 gene encoding protein unzipped-like — translation MGVKWTAGLAVVALLLGAVHANNGVLIKSKSGQPLTSSTLHWVAVTAGRMPEDAVEGGQGTYVCRFQHVGRLEIGATDEEESSSCRIVYYGNIIIRDKFEVLVNVQQAGRLVWTKWDRSLTSFVGAVQVGDQYVGRVKTADGYRLGHLDPTVQRGRMFTIDQVEDQVVESSEGEILTEIEAIDYELGPIQVARNRRKMQSQEEVCLAHTILDNMTEDGTEEETNVASTLSYVVAHSAYLSHVRGMIKGLPASVHLGGQPTGGTVHFRWGDSTISGSFPQLMDVKHRLERGTAVNVSLTARRITFDAPFTTRLSITYSDQFVGKRQIDGQSRQTILEDIRLHYGDVYYLSNGSLVPSTTTSTAVPPSSTTTTETTTSTTMPMASTTDSQPSSSVTSPPSLKQTKETLELKSRNVSSSPNSSSIQPVPAGLFSSFLLSLLILIVAR, via the coding sequence ATGGGAGTGAAGTGGACGGCGGGATTGGCCGTTGTGGCTTTGTTACTGGGCGCGGTACACGCCAATAACGGCGTTCTAATCAAATCGAAATCTGGACAGCCGCTGACGTCCAGCACTCTACACTGGGTGGCCGTCACGGCCGGCAGGATGCCAGAAGACGCCGTCGAGGGTGGCCAGGGAACGTACGTCTGCCGGTTCCAGCACGTCGGCCGACTGGAGATCGGAGCCACCGACGAGGAGGAATCCAGCAGCTGCCGGATCGTCTACTACGGCAACATCATCATCCGCGACAAGTTCGAAGTCCTGGTCAACGTCCAGCAGGCCGGCCGGCTCGTCTGGACCAAATGGGATCGATCGCTGACGTCCTTCGTCGGGGCCGTCCAGGTCGGCGACCAGTACGTCGGCCGGGTCAAAACGGCCGACGGCTATCGATTGGGACACCTGGACCCGACAGTCCAGCGCGGGCGGATGTTCACCATCGACCAGGTGGAGGATCAGGTGGTCGAGTCGAGCGAAGGCGAAATCCTGACGGAAATCGAGGCCATCGATTACGAATTGGGTCCCATCCAAGTGGCCCGCAACCGTCGCAAAATGCAGAGCCAAGAGGAAGTCTGTCTGGCCCACACAATCCTGGACAACATGACGGAAGACGGGACGGAAGAGGAGACGAATGTGGCGTCCACCTTGTCCTACGTCGTGGCCCACTCGGCCTACCTGAGCCACGTCCGCGGGATGATCAAGGGACTGCCGGCCAGCGTCCACCTGGGCGGCCAGCCCACCGGCGGCACCGTCCACTTCCGCTGGGGCGATTCGACCATCTCGGGCTCTTTCCCGCAGCTGATGGACGTCAAGCACCGGCTGGAGCGCGGAACGGCCGTCAACGTCTCGCTGACGGCCAGACGGATCACGTTCGACGCTCCCTTCACGACCCGATTGAGTATCACTTACTCGGATCAGTTTGTCGGCAAGCGCCAGATCGACGGCCAGTCGAGACAGACCATCCTGGAAGACATCCGGCTCCATTACGGCGATGTTTACTATCTGAGCAACGGATCCCTGGTGCCCAGCACGACGACGTCGACCGCAGTTCCGCCCAGCAGCACAACGACGACCGAGACAACGACATCCACAACGATGCCAATGGCTTCAACGACCGACTCTCAGCCCAGTTCGTCCGTCACTTCGCCGCCCAGTCTCAAGCAGACGAAAGAGACTCTGGAACTCAAGAGCCGCAACGTGTCCTCCagccccaacagcagcagcatccagcCAGTTCCGGCTGGATTATTTAGCAGCTTCCTACTTTCGCTTTTAATTTTGATCGTCGCCCGATGA
- the LOC124202888 gene encoding glycoprotein-N-acetylgalactosamine 3-beta-galactosyltransferase 1-like, giving the protein MNGTDEIILGGRGKELYDKVRVLCWVMTSPENHKTKALAVKETWGKRCNILLFMSSGNDSKLPSVQLAVNEGRNGLWGKTRESFRYAWDRYQDKVDWFLKADDDTYVIVENLRYFLSAFNTSEPLWFGHKYKAIVKKGYFSGGAGYVLSKEATRRFVKEGYFNALICRHDHQGAEDAEMGKCMENLNVSTMDTRDSKGRGRFFPFVPDSVYFPGQITTNYWYWKNIYYPPTKGRDCCSDSTISFHYVNVKMMRMLDFFFYHIRPFGIDDQRPATPGPPPDLNLTATPWFAPKETTAAGKTTNQTLLNTSTAVIASANVNNITTTTSALLPNATANSMLPAVTQL; this is encoded by the exons ATGAATGGAACAGACGAAATTATTCTAGGtg gCAGAGGGAAAGAGCTTTACGACAAAGTGCGCGTGTTGTGCTGGGTTATGACGTCACCAGAGaatcacaaaacaaaagcGTTGGCAGTCAAAGAAACGTGGGGGAAACGGTGTAACATTCTCTTATTCATGAGCTCCGGAAATG ATTCCAAATTGCCGTCAGTTCAGTTGGCAGTGAACGAAGGTCGCAACGGACTCTGGGGAAAGACGCGGGAGTCATTCCGCTACGCCTGGGATCGATATCAAGACAAAGTCGACTGGTTCCTCAAAGCGGATGACGACAc GTACGTGATTGTTGAGAACTTGCGCTACTTTCTGTCGGCGTTCAACACATCAGAACCTTTGTGGTTCGGTCACAAGTACAAAGCGATTGTTAAAAAAGGATATTTCAGCGGAGGGGctg GCTATGTTCTGAGTAAAGAAGCGACTAGGAGATTTGTCAAAGAAGG ATATTTCAACGCATTAATTTGCCGGCATGACCACCAAGGAGCAGAAGATGCTGAAATGG GGAAATGTATGGAAAACCTGAACGTCTCGACCATGGACACTCGGGATTCCAAAGGAAGAGGAAGGTTCTTCCCTTTTGTCCCGGACAGCGTCTACTTTCCCGGTCAAATCACGACGAATTATTggtattggaaaaatatttattacccTCCAACAAAG GGCCGTGATTGTTGCTCGGACAGTACCATATCTTTTCACTATGTCAACGTCAAGATGATGCGAATGctcgacttcttcttttatcacaTTCGTCCTTTTGGAATCGACGATCAACGACCAGCTACTCCCGGACCTCCGCcagatttgaatttgactgCAACTCCTTGGTTCGCTCCTAAAGAAACCACAGCTGCTGGAAAAACAACGAATCAAACACTTTTAAACACCAGCACCGCTGTAATAGCGAGCGCAAATGTTAACAACATTACAACCACAACGAGTGCATTGCTGCCAAATGCAACAGCCAATTCAATGCTTCCTGCTGTTACCCAATTATGA
- the LOC124202313 gene encoding glycoprotein-N-acetylgalactosamine 3-beta-galactosyltransferase 1-like isoform X1 — protein MYKMDRLPRRLSFKSILVFGFGSCCVIAFVNFSIQLLTGTVAKFDPVIQSSNFNKTANAVDDRGPDLYEKVRVLCWIMTSPNHHQTKALAVKETWGKRCNILLFMSSAYDSKLPTVQLGVKEGRNRLWGKTRESFRYAWNRYQDKVDWFLKADDDTYTTRPFVLFYYTPAHGRYGRQDNVSIYLFTRVKFVYRYVVLENLRYFLTPYNTSKPLWFGHKYKSDVKSGYFSGGAGYVLSKEATRRFVKDGYYNAIICRHDHQGAEDLEMGKCMENLNVSTMDTRDSKGRGRFFPFSPDLHYFPNEIPQDSWYWRNIYYPPPTKGSDCCSDSAISFHYVSARQMRILDYLIYQLRPFGIPADGRPAMPDPPPDSNLTATPWFASNNETTTDPTSSMEYDDNDGTSQTDEISQEDSTFTAETRLQLHNPVRAIAYMFGLPRRLFPPAKTAIKGYDG, from the exons atgtacaaaatgGATCGACTTCCTCGACGGTTGTCATTTAAATCGattcttgtttttggttttggttccTGTTGCGTCATCGCGtttgtcaatttttcaattcaatt gttgactggaactgttgcCAAATTCGATCCAGTAATTCAGTCATCGAATTTTAATAAAACTGCCAATGCTGTCG ACGATAGAGGGCCCGATCTGTACGAAAAGGTGCGGGTCTTGTGCTGGATCATGACGTCACCCAACCATCACCAAACAAAAGCTCTAGCCGTCAAGGAAACATGGGGCAAACGGTGCAACATTCTACTATTTATGAGCTCGGCATATG attcCAAATTGCCGACTGTCCAATTGGGCGTGAAAGAAGGGCGGAACAGACTGTGGGGAAAGACGCGGGAGTCATTCCGCTACGCCTGGAATCGATACCAAGACAAAGTCGACTGGTTTCTCAAAGCCGATGATGACACGTATACTACACGTCCTTTTGTCTTATTTTACTATACACCGGCACACGGTCGATATGGGCGACAAGACAATGTATCAATCTATTTATTCACGCGTGTGAAATTTGTGTATAGGTACGTTGTCTTGGAAAACCTGCGATATTTCCTGACGCCCTACAACACGTCGAAGCCCTTGTGGTTCGGTCACAAGTACAAATCAGATGTGAAATCAGGATATTTCAGCGGCGGGGCTG GTTACGTGCTGAGTAAAGAAGCCACCAGGAGATTCGTCAAAGATGG GTATTATAACGCAATTATTTGTCGACACGACCACCAAGGAGCGGAAGATTTAGAAATGG GGAAGTGcatggaaaatttaaatgtttccaCCATGGATACGCGGGACTCGAAAGGGCGGGGCAGGTTCTTTCCGTTCAGTCCGGATCTGCACTACTTCCCTAATGAGATCCCGCAGGATTCTTGGTACTGGCGAAACATTTATTACCCACCTCCGACCAAG GGAAGCGATTGCTGCTCGGATAGCGCCATTTCCTTCCACTACGTCAGCGCCCGGCAGATGCGCATATTAGACTACTTGATTTATCAACTTCGGCCTTTCGGAATTCCGGCTGACGGACGACCCGCCATGCCTGATCCACCGCCAGATTCAAATCTGACTGCCACTCCGTGGTTCGCTTCTAATAACGAAACTACAACCGACCCAACAA GTTCGATGGAATATGACGACAATGATGGAACGAGTCAAACGGATGAGATTTCACAAGAGGACTCTACATTTACTGCCGAAACCAGACTACAGTTACACAATCCG GTACGTGCTATCGCTTATATGTTCGGGTTACCAAGACGTTTATTTCCTCCAGCCAAAACAGCTATAAAAGGTTATGATGGGTGA
- the LOC124202313 gene encoding glycoprotein-N-acetylgalactosamine 3-beta-galactosyltransferase 1-like isoform X2, producing MYKMDRLPRRLSFKSILVFGFGSCCVIAFVNFSIQLLTGTVAKFDPVIQSSNFNKTANAVDDRGPDLYEKVRVLCWIMTSPNHHQTKALAVKETWGKRCNILLFMSSAYDSKLPTVQLGVKEGRNRLWGKTRESFRYAWNRYQDKVDWFLKADDDTYVVLENLRYFLTPYNTSKPLWFGHKYKSDVKSGYFSGGAGYVLSKEATRRFVKDGYYNAIICRHDHQGAEDLEMGKCMENLNVSTMDTRDSKGRGRFFPFSPDLHYFPNEIPQDSWYWRNIYYPPPTKGSDCCSDSAISFHYVSARQMRILDYLIYQLRPFGIPADGRPAMPDPPPDSNLTATPWFASNNETTTDPTSSMEYDDNDGTSQTDEISQEDSTFTAETRLQLHNPVRAIAYMFGLPRRLFPPAKTAIKGYDG from the exons atgtacaaaatgGATCGACTTCCTCGACGGTTGTCATTTAAATCGattcttgtttttggttttggttccTGTTGCGTCATCGCGtttgtcaatttttcaattcaatt gttgactggaactgttgcCAAATTCGATCCAGTAATTCAGTCATCGAATTTTAATAAAACTGCCAATGCTGTCG ACGATAGAGGGCCCGATCTGTACGAAAAGGTGCGGGTCTTGTGCTGGATCATGACGTCACCCAACCATCACCAAACAAAAGCTCTAGCCGTCAAGGAAACATGGGGCAAACGGTGCAACATTCTACTATTTATGAGCTCGGCATATG attcCAAATTGCCGACTGTCCAATTGGGCGTGAAAGAAGGGCGGAACAGACTGTGGGGAAAGACGCGGGAGTCATTCCGCTACGCCTGGAATCGATACCAAGACAAAGTCGACTGGTTTCTCAAAGCCGATGATGACAC GTACGTTGTCTTGGAAAACCTGCGATATTTCCTGACGCCCTACAACACGTCGAAGCCCTTGTGGTTCGGTCACAAGTACAAATCAGATGTGAAATCAGGATATTTCAGCGGCGGGGCTG GTTACGTGCTGAGTAAAGAAGCCACCAGGAGATTCGTCAAAGATGG GTATTATAACGCAATTATTTGTCGACACGACCACCAAGGAGCGGAAGATTTAGAAATGG GGAAGTGcatggaaaatttaaatgtttccaCCATGGATACGCGGGACTCGAAAGGGCGGGGCAGGTTCTTTCCGTTCAGTCCGGATCTGCACTACTTCCCTAATGAGATCCCGCAGGATTCTTGGTACTGGCGAAACATTTATTACCCACCTCCGACCAAG GGAAGCGATTGCTGCTCGGATAGCGCCATTTCCTTCCACTACGTCAGCGCCCGGCAGATGCGCATATTAGACTACTTGATTTATCAACTTCGGCCTTTCGGAATTCCGGCTGACGGACGACCCGCCATGCCTGATCCACCGCCAGATTCAAATCTGACTGCCACTCCGTGGTTCGCTTCTAATAACGAAACTACAACCGACCCAACAA GTTCGATGGAATATGACGACAATGATGGAACGAGTCAAACGGATGAGATTTCACAAGAGGACTCTACATTTACTGCCGAAACCAGACTACAGTTACACAATCCG GTACGTGCTATCGCTTATATGTTCGGGTTACCAAGACGTTTATTTCCTCCAGCCAAAACAGCTATAAAAGGTTATGATGGGTGA
- the LOC124202889 gene encoding dnaJ homolog subfamily C member 7 homolog, producing MDFLIAITWMIFGFVWMKLCSRKSSTQTTRNQPAAVYPKLDLRPDVRYSRQRLTEDSITNISTGGKIPDQDLFFRLMGQLEENNTLKEENQRLASQVTRLQLEIETSKSKYDESFQIVHDELLAARCQLDAKNREMAQLESTTLELNNKRTALEKDAAVQADRIDELKDQYKKACAHAASMHRAVRGLHDARTLLQRDKAKLVEQLDSKSKEIEEERAIFDKKLEDSQMENEENLIRVRNFHQALNNKRNSKMNELEEMVSDLNLTIVECEEDHRTEMEATRASHSIALQERDENLAQLQSTVEELNNKNSELTVTLDEMEIASYALPNFYKILDVERNATEEDIKLAYQKEIRQVHPDKIHQMHSGSTDERILTKATRLSQTLNRAKDILNNQRLKYQYDCWLDMTELRKTEQKVRDYEAYEERKRHRN from the coding sequence ATGGATTTTTTAATCGCAATCACTTGGATGATTTTCGGTTTTGTTTGGATGAAGTTGTGTTCCCGAAAATCTTCAACACAAACTACCAGAAATCAGCCTGCAGCTGTATACCCGAAATTGGATTTGAGACCAGATGTTCGTTATTCCCGACAACGGCTCACGGAGGACTCTATTACTAACATTTCAACCGGCGGAAAGATTCCCGACCAGGATTTATTCTTCCGTTTGATGGGCCAATTGGAGGAGAACAACacgttgaaagaagaaaaccaacgCTTGGCCAGTCAAGTCACCCGACTCCAGCTGGAAATTGAAACGTCCAAATCCAAATATGACGAGTCATTTCAAATCGTACACGACGAGCTACTGGCTGCCAGATGTCAACTCGATGCCAAAAATCGAGAAATGGCCCAACTTGAGTCGACCACCTTGGAGCTGAACAACAAACGGACAGCGTTGGAGAAAGATGCGGCAGTCCAAGCCGACAGGATTGACGAATTAAAAGACCAATACAAAAAGGCTTGCGCTCATGCTGCATCTATGCATCGAGCGGTGAGAGGGTTGCACGATGCCCGCACTCTTCTTCAACGTGACAAGGCCAAACTCGTCGAGCAACTGGACAGCAAATCTAAGGAAATCGAGGAAGAACGAGCCATTTTCGATAAGAAACTAGAGGATTCACAAATGGAGAACGAGGAAAACCTGATCAGAGTAAGGAATTTCCATCAGGCGTTGAACAACAAACGTAACTCCAAAATGAATGAACTAGAAGAAATGGTTTCAGACTTGAACCTGACCATTGTCGAATGCGAGGAAGACCACCGCACAGAGATGGAAGCAACTAGGGCTAGTCATTCAATCGCACTCCAAGAACGTGATGAAAATTTGGCGCAGCTGCAGTCTACGGTTGAAGAATTGAACAACAAGAACAGCGAGTTGACCGTTACTTTGGATGAAATGGAAATCGCTTCATACGCGTTAcctaatttttataaaattctgGACGTCGAAAGGAACGCAACCGAGGAAGACATCAAACTTGCCTATCAAAAGGAGATTCGACAAGTCCATCCGGACAAAATCCATCAAATGCATTCCGGATCAACAGATGAAAGAATCTTGACTAAGGCGACACGTCTAAGCCAAACCCTCAATCGCGCCAAGGACATCCTGAATAATCAACGACTCAAGTATCAATACGATTGCTGGCTGGACATGACTGAGCTTAGGAAAACTGAGCAGAAGGTTAGGGATTACGAAGCGTATGAAGAACGGAAACGCCACAGGAATTAG